Proteins from one Halopseudomonas pelagia genomic window:
- the rutA gene encoding pyrimidine utilization protein A, with protein sequence MNVGIFIPIGNNGWLISKNAPQYMPTFDLNKTIVQRAEHYGFEFALSMIKLRGFGGETEFWEHNLESFTLMAGLAAVTERIQLFATAATLTIPPAIVARMASTIDSISHGRFGVNLVTGWQKPEYSQMGLWPGDEFFANRYDYLSEYATVLRDLWNTGTSDFKGEHFQMEDCRVSPKPQADMKIICAGQSEAGMAFTAKFADYNFCFGKGVNTPKAFAPTVERLEKATADSGRDVSSVALFMIIADDTDEAARARWESYKDGVDEEAVAWLGQQGAADTKSKGDTNIRQMADPTSAVNINMGTLVGSYESVASMLDEIAEVPATSGVMLTFDDFVQGIEDFGQKIQPLMKSRKHVVDMLESA encoded by the coding sequence ATGAACGTAGGTATCTTTATTCCCATAGGCAACAACGGCTGGCTGATCTCCAAGAACGCGCCGCAGTACATGCCGACTTTCGATCTGAACAAGACCATCGTCCAGCGGGCCGAGCATTATGGTTTCGAATTCGCCCTGTCGATGATCAAGTTGCGAGGCTTCGGCGGTGAGACGGAATTCTGGGAGCACAATCTTGAGTCCTTCACGCTCATGGCTGGCCTGGCTGCCGTTACCGAGCGTATTCAGTTGTTCGCTACTGCCGCCACGTTGACCATCCCGCCGGCCATCGTCGCGCGCATGGCGTCGACCATAGACTCCATTTCCCATGGTCGCTTTGGCGTCAACCTGGTCACCGGCTGGCAGAAGCCGGAGTACTCGCAGATGGGACTCTGGCCGGGCGACGAATTCTTCGCCAACCGTTACGACTACCTCAGCGAATACGCCACCGTGTTGCGCGACCTGTGGAACACCGGCACCAGTGATTTCAAGGGCGAGCACTTCCAGATGGAGGATTGCCGCGTAAGCCCCAAACCGCAGGCAGACATGAAGATCATCTGCGCCGGGCAGAGTGAAGCGGGCATGGCCTTTACCGCTAAATTTGCCGATTACAACTTCTGCTTCGGCAAGGGTGTGAATACCCCGAAAGCCTTCGCGCCAACCGTGGAGCGTCTGGAAAAAGCCACCGCCGATAGCGGCCGTGATGTGTCCTCGGTGGCGCTTTTCATGATCATTGCCGATGACACCGATGAGGCTGCGCGGGCCCGTTGGGAATCCTATAAAGACGGCGTGGACGAAGAGGCCGTTGCCTGGCTGGGCCAGCAAGGCGCAGCCGATACCAAGTCCAAGGGCGACACCAACATTCGTCAGATGGCTGATCCTACGTCTGCGGTCAATATCAATATGGGCACTCTGGTCGGCTCCTACGAGTCGGTCGCCAGCATGCTCGACGAAATCGCTGAAGTGCCGGCCACCAGTGGTGTGATGCTGACGTTTGACGACTTTGTGCAAGGGATCGAAGACTTTGGTCAGAAAATCCAACCCTTGATGAAGAGCCGCAAACACGTGGTAGACATGCTGGAGAGTGCGTGA
- a CDS encoding ABC transporter ATP-binding protein, with amino-acid sequence MSHTNAIQLDAVSKSFDGFKALSEASFVACWGEVHALLGENGAGKSSLMNIAAGLYAPETGSLLINDNLVRLKGPLDASSQGIGMVHQHFKLVKPFRVAENILLGLRTDQALSYRKRLQQTAEQIKATAAKLGFSIDPFARVDQLSVAEQQRVEILKVLLAGARILILDEPTAVLTDAEAEKLLTTVKNFAHQEGAAVILVTHKMNDVMRYADQVTVMRGGRTVASLKPQSVTVGELVKLTVGDAPTPPQVPASRAAGEVKLQVQDLHSSGSSSTALRGVNLSLRAGEIYGIAGVGGNGQSELANALMSLPEPVTGEIRLTGEGDIRMLSPARRRQLGIACIPADRYSAALAAPLSISDNFALGEIHSGRYGPFWFLRRGRIDADTAAAVREFDVQGVRSLQQKAALLSGGNAQKLVIAREFNRQPQLVIVHSPSRGLDVRATLAVHERLRSARDAGAAVLLISEDLDEVMALADRIGVMSAGRIIGEFAQPADRQAIGQAMVNHV; translated from the coding sequence ATGAGCCATACCAATGCGATCCAACTTGACGCCGTCAGCAAGTCGTTTGACGGCTTCAAAGCGCTTTCCGAGGCATCCTTTGTTGCCTGCTGGGGTGAGGTGCATGCCCTGCTGGGTGAGAATGGCGCTGGCAAGTCATCATTGATGAACATTGCCGCAGGGCTGTATGCACCGGAGACCGGATCGCTGCTCATCAATGACAATCTGGTACGTTTGAAGGGGCCACTGGACGCATCGAGCCAAGGGATTGGCATGGTGCATCAGCACTTCAAACTGGTTAAACCCTTCAGGGTTGCGGAAAACATACTGCTGGGCCTGCGCACCGACCAGGCCCTCAGTTACCGCAAACGTCTGCAGCAAACCGCCGAGCAGATCAAGGCCACCGCGGCCAAGCTGGGCTTCAGTATCGATCCATTTGCGCGGGTCGATCAGTTGTCGGTAGCCGAACAGCAACGCGTCGAGATTCTCAAGGTCCTGCTCGCCGGCGCACGCATTCTTATTCTGGACGAACCAACAGCAGTACTCACCGATGCGGAAGCGGAAAAGCTGCTGACCACGGTAAAGAATTTCGCTCATCAGGAAGGCGCAGCCGTCATCCTGGTGACGCACAAGATGAATGATGTAATGCGCTACGCCGACCAGGTAACGGTCATGCGCGGTGGGCGCACAGTAGCCAGCCTCAAGCCTCAATCGGTCACGGTTGGCGAGCTGGTCAAACTCACGGTGGGTGATGCGCCAACACCACCGCAAGTTCCCGCCAGCCGCGCCGCTGGCGAGGTCAAGCTGCAGGTCCAGGACCTGCACTCCAGCGGCTCGAGCTCAACGGCTTTGCGGGGCGTGAACCTGAGTCTGCGGGCGGGAGAAATCTATGGTATCGCCGGGGTTGGCGGCAACGGTCAAAGTGAGCTGGCCAACGCGCTCATGAGTCTGCCAGAGCCGGTCACCGGCGAAATACGGCTGACCGGCGAAGGCGATATTCGCATGCTGTCACCCGCCCGCCGCCGCCAGCTGGGAATTGCCTGCATTCCGGCAGATCGCTACTCCGCAGCCCTGGCTGCACCCCTGTCGATCAGTGACAACTTTGCCCTCGGCGAAATTCACAGTGGCCGCTACGGGCCTTTCTGGTTTTTGCGCCGCGGCCGTATCGACGCCGACACCGCTGCTGCGGTTCGCGAATTTGACGTGCAGGGCGTGCGCTCGTTGCAGCAGAAGGCGGCGCTGCTGTCCGGCGGCAACGCACAGAAGCTGGTCATCGCGCGCGAATTCAATCGCCAGCCACAACTGGTCATCGTCCATAGCCCCAGCCGCGGCCTGGACGTGCGTGCCACTTTGGCGGTGCACGAACGGCTGCGCAGTGCTCGCGATGCTGGTGCAGCAGTGCTGCTGATCAGTGAAGATCTGGATGAAGTGATGGCGCTGGCAGATCGCATAGGCGTGATGTCAGCGGGACGTATTATCGGTGAGTTTGCCCAACCGGCAGACCGCCAGGCAATAGGCCAGGCCATGGTGAACCATGTTTGA
- a CDS encoding BMP family ABC transporter substrate-binding protein — MKKLLTGTLCAMAACGLMASASAQEDAGFTLKDPAKIAMLYISPRNDGGWTQAFDEARIRLESELDQKIQYVESVPETASAIRPTVERLIQRGANIIIGTAFGYSDTFKELADKYPDVAFMNGSGTTNSDNLQSFYGRTYESQYLCGMAAGAASKTGKLGFVAANPFGQVNWTVNAFAMGAQEINPDATVTVIYTGAWNDPMKERAAATALIDQGADVIGQHVDSPTPQIVAQERGVYGTGHHRDMSEFASEASVCSSVWVWDRFLADELKRVMAGNWKPAENGALLSMEQGGTDVACCGDAVSEEDESKIMAAREELLKGEKLIYAGPLSDRNGEEKAAAGETLSDADLWSMDWFIKGVITQQ; from the coding sequence ATGAAGAAACTGCTCACCGGCACCTTGTGTGCCATGGCCGCGTGCGGCCTGATGGCCTCAGCATCTGCGCAAGAAGACGCGGGTTTCACGCTCAAGGACCCGGCAAAAATCGCCATGCTCTACATCAGTCCGCGCAATGATGGCGGCTGGACTCAGGCTTTTGATGAAGCGCGTATTCGTCTGGAATCCGAACTGGACCAGAAAATCCAGTATGTGGAGAGCGTACCGGAAACCGCTTCGGCTATTCGTCCCACGGTCGAGCGGCTGATTCAGCGCGGAGCCAACATCATTATCGGCACCGCCTTTGGCTATTCCGACACCTTCAAGGAACTGGCCGACAAGTACCCCGACGTCGCGTTCATGAACGGATCGGGCACCACCAATTCCGACAATCTTCAGTCCTTCTACGGTCGCACCTACGAAAGCCAGTATCTGTGCGGCATGGCAGCCGGTGCGGCCTCCAAAACCGGCAAGTTGGGTTTTGTCGCGGCCAACCCCTTCGGCCAGGTCAACTGGACCGTCAACGCCTTCGCCATGGGCGCCCAGGAAATCAATCCGGACGCCACCGTCACCGTGATCTACACCGGCGCCTGGAATGATCCGATGAAAGAGCGCGCCGCCGCTACTGCATTGATTGACCAGGGCGCTGACGTCATCGGCCAGCACGTTGACAGCCCCACACCGCAGATTGTTGCGCAGGAGCGCGGCGTGTATGGCACAGGGCACCACCGCGACATGAGCGAGTTCGCCTCCGAAGCCAGCGTGTGTTCCTCGGTCTGGGTCTGGGATCGCTTTCTCGCCGACGAACTGAAGCGCGTAATGGCTGGCAACTGGAAGCCCGCTGAGAACGGCGCGCTGCTGTCCATGGAGCAGGGCGGCACTGATGTAGCCTGCTGTGGCGACGCCGTAAGCGAAGAGGATGAAAGCAAGATCATGGCCGCCCGCGAGGAATTGCTCAAAGGAGAGAAGCTGATATACGCCGGCCCGCTCTCTGACCGCAACGGCGAAGAAAAAGCCGCGGCCGGAGAGACTCTCTCTGACGCCGATCTGTGGTCAATGGACTGGTTCATCAAGGGAGTGATTACCCAGCAATGA
- the rutR gene encoding HTH-type transcriptional regulator RutR has protein sequence MRTPRNEADNPVSKQIQRPGVPAKKPKALSRVPSEATLKRRQRQMETKRSAIMEAALDIFSRYGLHGTSLDQVASQADVSKTNLLYYFTSKEELYINVLRQLMEVWLRPLQAFSVEQDPVEAIGDYLQVKLELSRDHPAESRLFCLEVIQGAPLLLNELRSSLRDIVESKVSVINAWVAEGKLAPIEPHHLIFSLWATTQHYADFRVQVEAVSGRTLDDPEFFAETLANLKLLVLQGICPRS, from the coding sequence ATGCGCACACCAAGGAATGAGGCCGACAACCCAGTGAGCAAACAGATACAGCGTCCCGGCGTACCCGCCAAGAAGCCCAAGGCCCTCAGCCGGGTGCCCAGCGAAGCGACGTTGAAACGGCGCCAGCGGCAGATGGAAACCAAACGCAGCGCGATCATGGAAGCCGCCCTGGATATTTTCTCGCGTTATGGTTTGCATGGCACAAGCCTGGATCAGGTCGCCAGCCAGGCGGATGTATCCAAAACCAACCTGCTCTATTACTTCACCTCCAAAGAGGAGCTGTACATCAATGTACTGCGACAGTTAATGGAGGTGTGGCTGCGACCTCTCCAGGCGTTCAGCGTCGAGCAGGATCCGGTCGAAGCCATCGGCGACTATCTCCAGGTCAAACTGGAGTTATCGCGCGACCACCCAGCCGAGTCGCGGCTGTTCTGTCTCGAAGTCATCCAGGGCGCCCCATTGCTGCTCAATGAGTTGCGCTCATCGCTGCGCGACATCGTTGAGTCCAAGGTATCGGTGATCAATGCCTGGGTCGCGGAAGGCAAGCTGGCTCCCATTGAGCCGCACCACCTGATCTTTTCGCTCTGGGCTACCACCCAGCATTATGCTGATTTCCGTGTGCAGGTAGAGGCGGTATCCGGGCGCACGCTGGATGATCCGGAATTCTTCGCCGAAACCCTGGCCAATCTCAAGCTATTGGTATTGCAGGGTATCTGTCCGCGCTCCTGA
- a CDS encoding VOC family protein, with the protein MSKLSYVNIFAADIEALSGFYQRVFGFPEVEAIRSPIFRGLDAGTCCIGFNAPDAYELLYLSEHAETSGCKFLLNIDVDSPQEVDRMVPIACEAGASLIKAPYTTYYNWYQAVLLDPEGNVFRINHML; encoded by the coding sequence ATGAGCAAACTTTCCTACGTAAACATTTTCGCCGCGGACATCGAAGCCTTGAGCGGATTCTACCAGCGGGTATTCGGCTTCCCGGAAGTGGAAGCCATTCGCTCGCCAATTTTTCGCGGTCTGGATGCGGGTACCTGTTGCATCGGCTTTAACGCGCCGGATGCCTATGAACTGCTGTATCTTTCAGAGCATGCAGAGACCAGCGGCTGCAAGTTTCTACTGAATATTGATGTAGACAGCCCGCAGGAGGTCGACCGCATGGTGCCAATTGCCTGTGAGGCTGGCGCGAGCCTGATCAAGGCGCCCTATACCACTTACTACAACTGGTATCAGGCGGTTCTGCTGGATCCGGAAGGCAACGTGTTTCGGATCAATCACATGCTTTAA
- a CDS encoding isopenicillin N synthase family dioxygenase, which yields MTLQYVPIIDLGPYFGGTAEGKAAVAKAVNQACRDIGFLVITQHQIPAELVERVSQLTSQFFDLPMEEKRKANRPRPDMVRGYSAVAEESLSYSMEEAAPGDLKESFSIGPHDVPDEDYYSEAMAGPHFAPNVWPTALPGFEAAYAEYFDAMGDLSRSLMRIFALALDLPEQFFDDKIDKHISMFRSLRYPHLKDGIEDGQLRAGAHTDYGSLTIVKPDGALGGLQVRNRSGEWVDVPYVEDGFVVNIGDLMMQWTNDQWISTLHRVINPPEDIAGDHQRQSLVFFHQPNYDVMVECLPSCLGDDQTPRYAPVTSGDHLKSKFVRQTTFGGSKVA from the coding sequence ATGACGCTTCAATATGTTCCCATCATCGATCTTGGTCCCTATTTCGGCGGCACCGCCGAGGGCAAGGCCGCTGTGGCCAAGGCAGTCAACCAGGCATGCCGCGATATCGGCTTCCTGGTCATCACTCAACATCAGATCCCGGCCGAGCTGGTCGAGCGCGTCAGCCAGCTGACCAGCCAGTTTTTTGATCTGCCGATGGAAGAAAAGCGCAAGGCCAACAGGCCGCGCCCGGACATGGTGCGCGGTTACAGCGCCGTCGCGGAGGAAAGCCTTTCCTATTCCATGGAAGAGGCCGCGCCGGGTGATCTGAAGGAATCCTTTTCCATCGGCCCGCATGACGTGCCTGATGAAGACTACTATAGCGAAGCCATGGCCGGGCCGCATTTCGCCCCCAATGTATGGCCCACGGCACTGCCCGGCTTCGAGGCGGCCTACGCCGAGTATTTCGACGCCATGGGCGATCTGTCACGCAGCCTGATGCGCATCTTTGCGCTGGCGCTGGATCTGCCCGAGCAGTTCTTTGACGACAAGATCGACAAGCACATCAGCATGTTCCGCAGCCTGCGTTACCCACACCTCAAGGACGGCATTGAAGACGGCCAGCTGCGCGCTGGCGCGCACACCGATTACGGCAGTCTGACCATCGTCAAACCCGACGGAGCGCTGGGCGGCTTGCAGGTACGCAACCGTAGCGGAGAGTGGGTCGACGTGCCCTACGTCGAAGACGGTTTCGTGGTCAACATCGGCGATCTAATGATGCAGTGGACCAACGACCAGTGGATCTCGACACTGCACCGCGTGATCAATCCACCGGAAGATATTGCCGGCGACCATCAGCGCCAATCACTGGTGTTCTTTCACCAGCCCAATTACGACGTCATGGTCGAGTGCTTGCCAAGTTGCCTGGGAGACGACCAGACACCACGTTATGCACCAGTCACGTCGGGCGATCATCTGAAATCGAAGTTCGTCCGCCAGACCACCTTCGGCGGCAGCAAGGTGGCATGA